A part of Pararhizobium sp. A13 genomic DNA contains:
- a CDS encoding adenosylcobinamide-GDP ribazoletransferase has translation MFDIRDFINDVARSVAFLSRIHMPQRHFVNFDGRLSRAVRAFPMAGLLIVLPAAAIVSIFSAIQAAPLFTAFVVVTIQTLITGALHEDGLSDTADGLGGGRTKESALIIMKDSRIGSYGAVALILSFGLRVSALAAVIPLVSPSGGGLLVLAAASLSRTAMVWHWSKLPPARKDGVAASAGEPEASAVTFALVLGVVSAALLLLLSGVSLLAAVLAIAAFAATVPAFSQIVAGKIGGHTGDTIGATQQLSEIAVLAALALAI, from the coding sequence ATGTTCGATATCCGCGATTTCATCAACGACGTGGCGCGCTCGGTCGCGTTCCTCAGCCGCATCCACATGCCGCAACGGCATTTCGTCAATTTCGACGGACGCCTCAGCCGCGCCGTGCGCGCCTTCCCCATGGCGGGCCTGCTGATCGTGCTGCCCGCCGCCGCCATCGTATCGATCTTCAGTGCCATTCAGGCTGCACCCCTCTTCACCGCCTTCGTCGTCGTGACCATCCAGACGCTGATCACCGGCGCGCTGCACGAGGATGGCCTCAGCGACACCGCCGACGGGCTGGGCGGCGGCAGGACGAAGGAAAGCGCACTGATCATCATGAAGGACAGCCGTATCGGCTCCTATGGCGCGGTCGCGCTCATCCTGTCCTTCGGCCTCAGGGTCTCGGCGCTCGCCGCGGTGATCCCGCTTGTCTCGCCGAGCGGCGGTGGACTGCTGGTGCTCGCCGCCGCATCGCTCAGCCGCACCGCAATGGTCTGGCACTGGTCGAAACTGCCGCCCGCCCGCAAGGATGGCGTGGCCGCGTCGGCGGGCGAGCCGGAGGCATCGGCGGTGACCTTCGCCCTCGTTCTGGGCGTGGTTTCGGCGGCCCTTCTTCTGCTTCTCTCGGGCGTGTCGCTGCTTGCCGCAGTGCTGGCGATTGCAGCTTTCGCCGCGACCGTTCCCGCCTTCAGCCAGATCGTCGCCGGCAAGATCGGCGGCCATACGGGCGACACAATCGGCGCCACACAACAGCTGAGCGAAATCGCGGTTCTCGCCGCCCTTGCGCTGGCGATTTGA
- a CDS encoding DUF1289 domain-containing protein — protein sequence MESPCILVCSIDMKTGYCFGCGRTRDEIGAWTLYTSEQRRNIMEILPARLETVERKPRRETRRSRMARERVGSE from the coding sequence ATGGAATCGCCCTGCATCCTCGTCTGTTCGATCGACATGAAAACCGGCTACTGCTTCGGCTGCGGACGCACGCGCGACGAGATCGGCGCCTGGACGCTCTACACGTCGGAGCAACGCCGGAACATCATGGAAATCCTGCCTGCCCGGCTTGAAACGGTGGAACGCAAGCCGCGCCGCGAAACACGCCGGAGCCGCATGGCCCGCGAACGGGTCGGTAGCGAATGA
- a CDS encoding TIGR02281 family clan AA aspartic protease, with protein MNRLTILLSILAVGLVFLILNHDSGRTFGIMNDDFGRLVSLGAIAALISTGILRSRRHVGQSLRQFAIWVLVILALSAAYLYRNDLQSFGDRLAGGLIPGRATVFVDNEGRQEVVLHKVLNGHFETPVTINGESVQMLVDTGASTVALSYEDAETLGLNPAGLAYTQTVLTANGTARAAPVTLAEVAIGPIIRNNIRASVAEEGKLDQSLLGMSFLSTLGFLQMQTDELRLRD; from the coding sequence ATGAACCGGCTGACCATTCTTCTGAGCATCCTCGCGGTTGGGCTCGTCTTTCTCATCCTCAACCACGACAGCGGCCGCACCTTCGGCATCATGAATGACGATTTCGGCCGTCTCGTCTCCCTCGGCGCGATCGCGGCCTTGATCAGTACCGGCATCCTTCGAAGCCGGCGCCACGTCGGCCAGAGCCTGCGCCAGTTCGCCATCTGGGTGCTGGTCATTCTCGCGCTCTCCGCAGCCTATCTCTACCGCAACGACCTGCAGTCCTTCGGCGACCGCCTGGCGGGTGGCCTCATCCCCGGCCGCGCCACGGTCTTCGTCGACAATGAGGGCCGCCAGGAGGTCGTGCTGCACAAGGTCCTGAACGGCCACTTCGAAACGCCGGTGACGATCAACGGCGAAAGCGTCCAGATGCTGGTCGATACAGGCGCCAGCACCGTCGCACTGTCCTACGAAGATGCAGAAACGCTGGGCCTCAACCCGGCCGGCCTCGCCTACACCCAGACCGTGCTGACCGCCAACGGCACCGCCCGCGCCGCGCCCGTAACGCTCGCCGAAGTCGCCATCGGCCCGATCATCCGCAACAACATCCGCGCCAGCGTCGCCGAGGAAGGCAAGCTCGACCAGAGCCTGCTTGGCATGAGCTTTCTCTCGACACTGGGTTTCCTGCAGATGCAGACGGATGAGTTGAGGTTGAGGGATTAG
- a CDS encoding glycosyltransferase, with product MIIAFAAAAAILILVNLLSIIIAGWRMVRSGKPAPLVEERPPVSIVVPTRGIEPFAVETLARAFALDWPDYELIFCVANPRDPVIAEIRRAMAANPGIPTRILIGDDRISANPKLNNCVKGWKAARHDWVILADSNVLMPKDYVAHLMAGWHKNTGLVCSTPIGARPEGFWAEVECMFLNTQQARWQYAGEAIGFGFAQGKSMLWFRPLLDDNGGIEALAAEIAEDAAATKLVNRLGYKVHLVSSPFDQPLGRRTRHDVWSRQARWARLRRVTFPLFFAPEVLLGALPPLLFALAAAVLAGVNAPATAAAVVAAIYLPELALGLAKGWRVSVLSLPAILVRDIMLPLVWIRSWGSGAFVWRGNAMTIDTKACELEEVTQ from the coding sequence ATGATCATCGCGTTTGCCGCTGCGGCCGCAATCCTCATCTTAGTCAATCTTCTCAGCATCATCATCGCCGGCTGGCGAATGGTGCGAAGCGGGAAACCGGCTCCGTTGGTCGAGGAACGGCCGCCGGTCTCGATCGTCGTGCCCACCCGCGGCATCGAACCGTTCGCCGTCGAGACGCTCGCGCGCGCTTTCGCGCTCGACTGGCCCGACTACGAGCTGATCTTTTGCGTCGCCAATCCGCGCGATCCTGTTATTGCCGAGATACGCAGGGCGATGGCCGCAAATCCCGGCATTCCCACGCGCATCCTGATCGGCGACGACCGGATCAGCGCCAATCCGAAGCTCAACAACTGCGTGAAAGGCTGGAAGGCCGCTCGGCACGACTGGGTGATCCTCGCCGATTCCAACGTGCTGATGCCGAAGGACTACGTGGCTCACCTTATGGCGGGCTGGCACAAGAACACAGGCCTTGTGTGCTCGACGCCGATCGGCGCGCGACCGGAAGGTTTCTGGGCCGAGGTCGAATGCATGTTTTTGAACACGCAGCAGGCCCGCTGGCAATATGCTGGCGAAGCGATCGGTTTCGGATTCGCGCAAGGAAAGAGCATGCTATGGTTCAGGCCGCTGCTTGACGACAATGGCGGTATTGAAGCGCTCGCCGCCGAGATCGCCGAGGATGCCGCCGCAACCAAGCTGGTCAATCGTCTGGGATACAAGGTCCATCTTGTTTCCTCCCCCTTCGACCAGCCGCTCGGCCGCCGCACCCGCCACGACGTGTGGTCGCGCCAGGCACGATGGGCACGCCTGCGCCGCGTCACCTTCCCGCTGTTCTTCGCGCCGGAAGTTTTGCTGGGCGCCCTGCCGCCGCTCCTCTTCGCGCTCGCCGCCGCCGTTCTCGCAGGCGTCAATGCCCCTGCAACCGCCGCCGCCGTCGTCGCTGCAATCTACCTGCCGGAACTGGCACTTGGCCTTGCCAAGGGCTGGCGCGTATCGGTCCTCTCCCTGCCCGCCATCCTCGTACGCGACATCATGCTGCCGCTGGTCTGGATCCGAAGCTGGGGCAGCGGCGCCTTCGTCTGGCGCGGCAACGCCATGACGATCGACACGAAGGCATGCGAACTGGAAGAGGTGACGCAGTAG
- a CDS encoding ABC transporter permease gives MNLEAVKSIYFFEMARTRRTLLQSVVSPVISTSLYFIVFGAAVGSRIQEIDGVSYGAFITPGLIMLTLLTQCIGNGSFGIYFPKFTGTIYEILSSPVSMTEIVLGYVGAAATKGLMIGTIILGTAALFVDLHIAHPFVMILFFVLTAITFSLFGFIIGIWAKDFEQLNLIPMLVIPPLVFLGGSFYSIDMLPPFWQAVSHFNPVLYLISGFRWSFFEIADVNPVVSFTIIIAFLAVLMTLLTWIFRTGYRLRA, from the coding sequence ATGAACCTCGAAGCGGTCAAGTCGATCTATTTCTTCGAGATGGCGCGGACAAGGCGCACGCTGCTGCAGAGCGTCGTCTCGCCGGTCATTTCCACCTCGCTCTATTTCATCGTCTTCGGCGCCGCCGTCGGTTCGCGCATCCAGGAGATCGACGGCGTGTCCTATGGCGCCTTCATCACGCCCGGCCTGATCATGCTGACGCTTCTGACCCAGTGCATCGGCAACGGTTCGTTCGGCATCTACTTTCCGAAATTCACCGGCACAATCTACGAGATCCTGTCGTCGCCGGTGTCGATGACTGAGATCGTGCTCGGCTATGTCGGCGCGGCGGCGACCAAGGGGTTGATGATCGGAACGATCATTCTCGGCACGGCGGCGCTGTTCGTGGACCTGCATATCGCCCATCCCTTCGTGATGATTTTGTTCTTCGTGCTGACGGCCATCACCTTCAGCCTGTTCGGCTTCATCATCGGCATCTGGGCCAAGGATTTCGAGCAGTTGAACCTGATCCCGATGCTGGTCATCCCGCCGCTGGTCTTCCTCGGCGGCAGCTTCTACTCGATCGACATGCTGCCGCCCTTCTGGCAGGCGGTCAGCCATTTCAACCCGGTGCTCTACCTGATCAGCGGCTTCCGCTGGAGCTTTTTCGAGATCGCCGATGTCAATCCGGTGGTGAGCTTTACGATCATCATCGCGTTTCTGGCGGTGCTGATGACGCTGCTGACGTGGATTTTCCGGACGGGGTACCGGTTGAGGGCGTAA
- a CDS encoding ABC transporter ATP-binding protein, translating to MAPIVSVSNLVKTYASGFQALKDVSLEIEEGEILALLGPNGAGKTTLISIICGIVNPTSGEVRVGGYDVIRDFRETRSIIGLVPQELTTDQFETVWNTVSFSRGLHGKKPDPAHIEKVLKDLSLYDKKDNMLRELSGGMKRRVLIAKALSHEPRILFLDEPTAGVDVNLRKDMWQVVERLRATGVTIILTTHYIEEAEEIADRVGVINGGKILLIEQKTDLMKKLGRKELRVDLQEPIAAIPETLSTYELTIEDEGHSLIYDYNTASERTGITTLLTALAEAGIRLKDISTRQSSLEDIFVELVGARA from the coding sequence ATGGCGCCCATCGTTTCCGTTTCCAATCTGGTGAAAACCTATGCGTCCGGCTTTCAGGCGCTCAAAGATGTCAGCCTCGAGATCGAGGAAGGCGAAATCCTTGCCCTGCTTGGCCCGAACGGCGCCGGCAAGACGACGCTGATCTCGATCATCTGCGGCATCGTCAATCCGACGAGCGGCGAGGTCAGGGTCGGCGGCTACGACGTCATCCGGGATTTTCGTGAGACGCGCTCGATCATCGGGCTGGTGCCGCAGGAACTGACGACCGACCAGTTTGAGACCGTCTGGAACACGGTGTCCTTCTCGCGCGGGCTGCACGGCAAGAAGCCGGACCCGGCGCATATCGAGAAGGTGCTGAAGGACCTGTCGCTCTATGACAAGAAGGACAACATGCTGCGCGAGCTTTCCGGCGGCATGAAGCGCCGGGTGCTGATCGCCAAGGCGCTCAGCCACGAGCCGCGCATCCTGTTTCTCGACGAGCCGACGGCGGGTGTCGACGTCAATCTGCGCAAGGACATGTGGCAGGTGGTCGAACGGCTGCGCGCGACCGGCGTGACGATCATCCTGACGACGCACTACATCGAAGAAGCGGAAGAGATCGCCGATCGCGTCGGCGTCATCAATGGCGGCAAGATCCTGTTGATCGAGCAAAAGACGGATCTGATGAAGAAGCTCGGGCGCAAGGAACTGCGCGTCGACCTGCAGGAGCCGATCGCGGCCATCCCCGAAACGCTCTCCACCTACGAACTGACGATCGAGGATGAGGGGCACTCGCTGATCTACGATTACAACACGGCAAGCGAACGCACCGGCATCACGACGCTTTTGACGGCGCTGGCCGAGGCCGGGATCAGGCTCAAGGACATCTCGACACGGCAGAGTTCGCTCGAGGATATTTTCGTCGAACTGGTGGGAGCACGCGCATGA
- a CDS encoding sulfite exporter TauE/SafE family protein — protein MSATLVATLGSGGVVGFTLGLVGGGGSILAVPLLLYVVGVANPHVAIGTSAVAVSANAFANFVVHARAGHVWWRCAAVFALFGTVAAVGASMLGKAMDGQHLLFVFGIVMIVVGGLMLKPKKATEPAARPVDLRMCLTTALVASATGAASGFFGIGGGFLIVPALILATGMSMIQAVGSSLLAIGSFGLATALNYAASGLIDWAVAVEFVLGGIVGGIGGTVLGSRLGRQKAALNRIFAILILAVALYVLARSALVF, from the coding sequence ATGAGCGCCACCCTTGTCGCCACGCTCGGTTCGGGTGGCGTCGTCGGCTTTACCCTCGGCCTGGTCGGCGGCGGTGGCTCGATCCTCGCCGTGCCGCTTCTTCTTTACGTGGTCGGTGTTGCCAATCCGCATGTGGCGATCGGCACGAGCGCCGTTGCCGTTTCCGCCAACGCCTTTGCCAATTTCGTCGTGCATGCGCGGGCAGGGCACGTCTGGTGGCGCTGCGCCGCGGTTTTCGCGCTGTTCGGCACCGTCGCGGCGGTCGGTGCTTCGATGCTCGGCAAGGCCATGGACGGGCAGCATCTTCTGTTCGTGTTCGGCATAGTGATGATCGTCGTTGGCGGATTGATGCTGAAGCCGAAGAAAGCCACCGAACCCGCCGCGCGTCCCGTTGATCTGCGGATGTGCCTGACGACCGCGCTGGTTGCCTCGGCGACGGGTGCGGCGTCCGGCTTCTTTGGCATCGGCGGCGGGTTTCTCATCGTGCCGGCGCTTATCCTGGCGACGGGAATGTCGATGATCCAGGCCGTCGGTTCGTCTCTACTTGCCATCGGTTCATTCGGTCTGGCGACGGCGTTGAACTACGCGGCCTCCGGTCTGATCGATTGGGCCGTGGCCGTAGAATTCGTCCTCGGTGGGATAGTGGGCGGAATTGGCGGGACGGTGCTGGGTTCACGCCTTGGGCGGCAGAAGGCGGCTCTCAACCGTATCTTCGCAATCCTGATCCTGGCTGTCGCACTCTATGTCCTTGCCCGCAGCGCCTTGGTGTTCTGA
- a CDS encoding DUF6691 family protein translates to MRNLAGSRVIAALVSGLIFGLGLSLSGMLDPARVHGFLDVTGGWDPSLAFVLAGAVAVAALGTILAKRMAAPMLDDQFHLPQGRLIDRRLVAGSAIFGIGWGIGGLCPGPALASLSLGLPATVWFVVAMLAGMIVHDRFVEPGT, encoded by the coding sequence ATGAGAAATCTTGCCGGCTCCCGCGTGATCGCAGCCCTGGTTTCCGGGCTTATCTTCGGCCTCGGTCTGTCCTTGTCGGGAATGCTCGATCCCGCCCGTGTGCATGGCTTTCTCGATGTCACCGGCGGCTGGGATCCGAGCCTTGCCTTCGTTCTCGCGGGCGCGGTGGCGGTCGCGGCTTTGGGCACGATTCTGGCCAAACGCATGGCGGCCCCGATGCTTGATGACCAGTTCCATTTGCCGCAGGGCCGGCTGATCGATCGCCGCCTAGTCGCCGGTTCCGCCATCTTCGGCATCGGCTGGGGTATTGGCGGGCTGTGCCCCGGACCGGCGCTGGCATCGCTGTCGCTCGGGCTGCCGGCCACTGTCTGGTTCGTCGTCGCCATGCTGGCCGGCATGATCGTTCACGACCGTTTCGTGGAGCCAGGGACATGA
- a CDS encoding YeeE/YedE thiosulfate transporter family protein has product MSVYLISLTGGMLIGLSAAILILANGRVAGISGIAGRLLQGRQSTVGLAFLTGLVLGPVCYRVLAGSWPAVTIQARTPLLIVAGLLVGFGSRMGSGCTSGHGVVGLARLSPRSLVAVATFLTTAVLTVFLMGAFS; this is encoded by the coding sequence ATGAGTGTATATTTGATCTCGCTTACGGGCGGCATGCTGATCGGCCTTTCGGCGGCCATCCTGATACTGGCGAATGGCCGGGTCGCCGGAATAAGCGGCATTGCCGGCCGGCTGCTGCAGGGCAGGCAATCGACCGTCGGTCTTGCCTTTCTCACAGGCCTTGTGCTCGGGCCGGTCTGCTACAGGGTGCTTGCCGGCTCCTGGCCGGCTGTCACCATCCAGGCCAGGACGCCGCTTCTGATCGTTGCCGGCCTGCTCGTCGGATTCGGCTCGCGGATGGGCTCCGGCTGCACCAGCGGCCATGGCGTTGTCGGGCTGGCTCGCCTGTCGCCGCGGTCGCTCGTTGCCGTCGCGACATTCCTGACGACGGCGGTGCTGACCGTATTCCTGATGGGAGCCTTTTCATGA
- a CDS encoding metalloregulator ArsR/SmtB family transcription factor, producing the protein MTNTPDAGLPRLRADMAARASDAADFLRILANQNRLMIVCTLVEGERSVSELESLLGIHQPTLSQQLGVLRDGGFVETRRDAKQIFYRLTEDRAARLVTALYDIFCADGGRI; encoded by the coding sequence ATGACCAATACACCGGATGCCGGCCTACCGCGCCTGCGCGCCGATATGGCCGCGCGGGCGTCGGACGCCGCCGATTTCCTGCGCATTCTCGCCAATCAGAACCGGCTGATGATCGTCTGCACGCTTGTCGAAGGGGAGCGGTCGGTGAGCGAACTCGAGAGCTTGCTCGGCATTCACCAGCCGACGCTATCGCAGCAACTGGGTGTCCTTCGCGATGGCGGCTTCGTCGAAACGCGGCGGGATGCCAAGCAGATCTTCTACCGGCTGACCGAAGACAGGGCGGCGCGCCTGGTGACGGCGCTCTACGATATCTTCTGCGCCGATGGAGGCCGCATATGA
- a CDS encoding patatin-like phospholipase family protein, whose product MVQISSVDSLAARLLSATLMFDRASLAALEALAAESDRRVLRRGEVLVREGDPSDRFFIVLSGRFTVHKGDSTGPVAVIGQGELVGEVGFFAGLPRTATVLAARDSIVLEIRGSHFEKAAEALPSLRQAVTTFLARRFAMQSPSSSLLKQPARIRTLAIIPAGGSRISPIFIRHLQNAFDASTRARFVARADIQARFSGLPVDDQPVLNWLNELEAETEIIVYVADDEASEWTRVCIRQADTVLLLADASCSPRLNPSEALALSVHPPSTGRLVLIHDIRSIAVSGTSAWLDERPHVGHHHHVALEDGSDIQRLVRFISGKARGFVAAGGGSLGSAHLGVYKAFVGAGARFDYLGGTSSGAAMMAGFARGLDADQIDRGTHDIFIKGRAFRRLTVPHFALLDHKVFDRALRAEYSEVLIEDLWLPFFALSTNLSSRQPHVHRRGKLWQAVRASGSIPGVLPPFFTADGDMLVDGGIMNNLPLEQMKELKTGPNVVVSLGSNGPQKYHIDYDRIPGASELAVAWLNPFGRAGLPKVPSMLQVIVASMLAHRPQDIALGEEDVLVCPQVSNPIGFMDWSRHSELFSDAYDWTSRWIEERLRQNDPGLRAVLGSSDG is encoded by the coding sequence GTGGTTCAGATCTCCTCCGTCGATTCTCTCGCGGCGCGATTGCTGTCGGCGACATTGATGTTCGATCGGGCGTCGTTGGCGGCGCTTGAGGCTTTGGCGGCCGAATCCGACCGGCGGGTCTTGCGACGCGGCGAAGTTCTGGTTCGCGAAGGCGATCCATCGGACAGGTTCTTCATCGTGCTGTCGGGTCGCTTTACGGTGCACAAGGGAGATTCGACCGGCCCGGTCGCCGTAATCGGCCAGGGCGAACTCGTCGGCGAGGTCGGTTTCTTCGCAGGACTGCCCCGCACGGCGACCGTCCTTGCGGCGCGCGATTCAATCGTCCTTGAAATCCGCGGCAGCCACTTCGAGAAGGCGGCCGAGGCCTTGCCGAGCCTGCGACAGGCGGTCACGACTTTCCTGGCGCGCCGGTTTGCGATGCAATCTCCGAGTTCGTCGCTTCTCAAGCAGCCTGCCAGGATCCGCACGCTTGCGATCATTCCGGCCGGCGGAAGTCGGATTTCACCGATTTTCATCCGGCACCTGCAGAACGCGTTCGACGCCAGCACGCGCGCCCGGTTCGTCGCCAGAGCCGACATTCAGGCGCGGTTCTCCGGTCTTCCGGTCGATGACCAGCCGGTTCTAAACTGGTTGAACGAACTGGAGGCGGAAACCGAAATCATCGTCTATGTTGCCGATGACGAGGCTAGTGAATGGACACGCGTCTGCATTCGCCAGGCCGATACCGTCCTGTTGCTTGCCGATGCGTCCTGTTCACCCCGGCTGAACCCGTCCGAGGCACTGGCGCTCTCGGTTCATCCACCATCGACCGGGCGGCTCGTCCTCATCCACGACATTCGCTCGATAGCGGTCTCCGGTACCTCTGCATGGCTTGATGAGCGTCCTCATGTCGGCCATCATCATCATGTCGCGCTGGAGGACGGGTCAGACATCCAGCGCCTGGTCCGGTTCATTTCCGGCAAGGCACGAGGTTTTGTGGCGGCGGGGGGTGGGTCCCTCGGCAGCGCCCATCTGGGCGTCTACAAGGCGTTCGTCGGGGCGGGCGCACGCTTCGACTATCTCGGCGGCACGAGTTCCGGCGCGGCGATGATGGCCGGCTTCGCAAGAGGGTTGGATGCAGATCAGATCGACCGAGGCACGCACGACATATTTATCAAGGGCCGGGCGTTTCGCCGCCTCACCGTGCCGCATTTCGCACTTCTGGATCATAAGGTGTTCGATCGCGCCCTTCGGGCGGAATACAGCGAGGTTCTCATCGAGGATCTTTGGCTTCCGTTCTTTGCGCTTTCAACCAATCTGAGCAGCCGTCAGCCCCATGTCCACCGTCGTGGAAAGCTCTGGCAGGCCGTTCGGGCGTCCGGCTCGATCCCGGGTGTCCTGCCGCCGTTCTTTACCGCTGATGGCGATATGCTGGTGGACGGCGGTATCATGAACAATCTGCCGCTGGAACAGATGAAGGAACTCAAGACCGGACCCAATGTCGTCGTAAGCCTGGGGTCGAATGGACCACAGAAATATCACATCGATTATGACCGCATCCCCGGAGCTTCCGAACTGGCCGTCGCTTGGCTGAACCCTTTCGGTCGCGCCGGCTTGCCAAAGGTCCCCAGCATGCTTCAGGTCATTGTCGCGAGCATGCTGGCACACCGGCCACAGGACATTGCCCTTGGCGAAGAGGATGTCCTGGTCTGCCCACAGGTTTCCAACCCGATCGGATTCATGGATTGGAGCCGGCATTCCGAGTTGTTTTCGGACGCCTACGACTGGACCAGCCGATGGATCGAAGAACGACTCCGCCAGAATGACCCGGGGCTCCGAGCGGTGCTCGGCAGCTCCGATGGTTAG
- a CDS encoding extensin family protein produces the protein MSMVSLFRRPAHVFVLSLSLTACSTDDLSPPARIDSSARVSAIQPVRDHARGRRETAYPSAETPVSTFSENSDGAVPADPRMQTSERLPMIDSEPLESGQQPSAMTSVQPMVVPPEGVNMDAMLGVEPVSAPVVGLAEEQNRDIAVGNDIAVGNEIAEGNASQPVVGGIGGDTVQQLGGPQGVTASAQADPGYDPDLPPLSPEKIAAEEARKAQFLEQQQRVMLRRQQAQEEQQVAFLPRAENPVSEPDFTGRMPASEVACRQRLKKLRVEFRDIPRIYDGKACGIDYPIELTGLSGGIDVKPAVKLNCEVTEAFALWVKNELAPSARYRYLSGVKTIKPLGGYSCRTMNSRRGNPMSEHARGNAIDVGKFVLKSGKEIDVRKPGFFAFREKGLLKAVRNDSCKYFNTVLGPGSDPQHKDHFHFDLRNRKSGYRHCD, from the coding sequence ATGAGTATGGTTTCCCTTTTCCGGCGGCCCGCGCACGTTTTCGTGCTGTCGCTTTCGCTGACGGCCTGTTCGACTGACGATCTCAGCCCGCCGGCCCGGATCGATTCGTCGGCCCGGGTCAGCGCCATCCAACCGGTCCGTGATCACGCACGGGGGAGGCGGGAAACCGCCTATCCCTCGGCGGAAACGCCGGTCAGCACATTTTCCGAAAATTCCGACGGTGCCGTTCCTGCCGATCCGCGGATGCAGACGAGCGAGCGGCTGCCGATGATCGACAGCGAGCCACTGGAAAGTGGCCAGCAGCCTTCCGCGATGACGAGCGTTCAGCCGATGGTCGTACCGCCCGAAGGCGTCAATATGGATGCGATGCTGGGCGTCGAGCCCGTCTCGGCGCCGGTCGTCGGCCTTGCCGAGGAGCAAAACCGCGATATCGCCGTGGGCAATGATATCGCCGTAGGCAATGAGATCGCCGAGGGCAATGCCAGCCAACCCGTCGTCGGCGGCATCGGCGGCGATACGGTGCAGCAGCTCGGCGGACCGCAAGGCGTGACGGCGTCGGCACAGGCGGATCCCGGCTACGATCCGGACCTGCCGCCCTTGAGCCCGGAGAAAATCGCCGCCGAGGAGGCGCGCAAGGCACAGTTTCTCGAACAGCAGCAGCGGGTGATGCTGCGCCGGCAGCAGGCGCAGGAAGAGCAGCAGGTGGCCTTCCTGCCGCGGGCCGAAAACCCCGTGAGCGAACCCGATTTCACCGGCCGCATGCCGGCCTCCGAAGTCGCCTGCCGCCAGCGGCTGAAGAAGCTGCGGGTCGAATTCAGGGACATTCCGCGTATCTACGATGGAAAGGCCTGCGGCATCGACTATCCGATCGAGCTCACCGGTCTTTCCGGCGGTATCGACGTCAAGCCCGCCGTCAAGCTCAACTGCGAGGTGACGGAAGCCTTTGCCCTGTGGGTGAAAAACGAGCTGGCGCCGTCGGCCCGCTACCGTTATCTCTCCGGCGTCAAGACCATCAAGCCGCTCGGTGGCTATTCCTGCCGGACGATGAATTCACGGCGCGGCAACCCGATGTCGGAACATGCCCGCGGCAACGCGATCGACGTCGGCAAGTTCGTGCTGAAATCCGGCAAGGAGATCGACGTGCGCAAGCCGGGCTTCTTCGCCTTCCGCGAAAAGGGGCTGTTGAAGGCGGTGCGCAACGACAGCTGCAAATATTTCAACACCGTGCTCGGCCCGGGCAGCGACCCGCAGCACAAGGATCATTTCCATTTCGACCTGAGAAACCGCAAGTCGGGTTATCGACACTGCGACTGA
- a CDS encoding DUF488 domain-containing protein, which translates to MRIDVTTIGFTQSSAADFFGRLRQAGVKRVMDIRLHNTSQLAGFAKAGDLPYFLKELCGADYVHQPLLAPTEDILTAFKKEKGDWNTMRHRFMALMAERGIESRLTPAAFAGSCLLCSEALPHQCHRQLVCDYLNGKWGGSLSVRHL; encoded by the coding sequence ATGCGAATTGACGTGACCACGATCGGGTTCACCCAGAGCAGTGCGGCGGATTTCTTTGGCCGCCTGAGGCAGGCTGGCGTGAAGAGGGTCATGGACATCCGGCTGCACAACACGTCGCAGCTCGCCGGTTTCGCCAAGGCCGGCGATCTGCCGTATTTTCTCAAGGAGCTGTGCGGCGCCGACTATGTCCACCAGCCGCTGCTCGCACCGACCGAAGACATTCTCACCGCCTTCAAGAAGGAGAAGGGCGACTGGAACACGATGCGCCATCGGTTCATGGCGCTGATGGCGGAGCGCGGCATCGAGAGCCGCCTTACGCCTGCGGCCTTCGCAGGGAGTTGCCTGCTCTGCTCGGAGGCCTTGCCGCACCAGTGCCACCGCCAGCTCGTCTGCGACTATCTCAACGGCAAATGGGGCGGGTCGCTCTCCGTCAGGCATTTGTGA